Proteins encoded in a region of the Acidobacteriota bacterium genome:
- a CDS encoding metal-dependent transcriptional regulator, translating into MLPSQTVENYLKAIFLAQANLSEPESLVPMGQVASALGVVPGTATTMVKTLAESGLARYEPYMGVRLTEAGERLASRVLRRHRLVELFLVRVLGMSWADVHDEAEQLEHAVSDRLIERMDQMLGRPAADPHGDPIPSAEGVMATPDYVALAAAPLGVPLIVERVLDQDPGFLRFVEGRALVPGAIVTLEARDEAADSVELRSPAGESTIIGLRAASKLLVSPTR; encoded by the coding sequence ATGCTTCCGTCTCAGACCGTCGAGAACTACCTGAAGGCGATCTTCCTCGCGCAGGCGAACCTGAGCGAGCCTGAGTCGCTCGTGCCGATGGGGCAGGTCGCGTCGGCGCTGGGCGTCGTGCCCGGCACCGCGACGACGATGGTGAAGACGTTGGCGGAGTCAGGTCTGGCGCGCTACGAGCCGTACATGGGCGTGCGGCTCACGGAGGCCGGCGAGCGGCTCGCGAGCCGCGTGCTGCGCCGGCATCGGCTCGTCGAGCTGTTCCTGGTGCGAGTCCTCGGCATGAGCTGGGCGGACGTGCACGACGAAGCCGAGCAGCTCGAACACGCCGTGTCCGATCGTCTCATCGAGCGCATGGACCAGATGCTGGGCCGGCCCGCCGCCGACCCGCACGGCGACCCCATCCCGTCCGCCGAGGGCGTGATGGCGACCCCAGACTACGTCGCGCTCGCCGCTGCCCCGCTCGGCGTGCCGCTCATCGTCGAGCGTGTCCTCGACCAGGACCCGGGATTCCTCAGGTTCGTGGAAGGGCGGGCGCTCGTGCCCGGCGCGATCGTCACGCTGGAAGCGCGCGACGAGGCTGCGGACTCCGTCGAGCTCCGGTCGCCGGCCGGCGAGTCGACGATCATCGGCTTGCGCGCGGCCTCTAAACTGCTGGTCAGCCCGACGCGATAA
- a CDS encoding Nramp family divalent metal transporter: MPEGQAQPARPGHPPAGAAVEPPQPAGTDGAWRHARTDVSLPEVHRSIQVPHGLGFWRKLLAFSGPGYLVAVGYMDPGNWATDLAGGSMFGYTLLSVILLSNLMAILLQSLCAKLGIVTGRDLAQACRDHYSRPVSFGLWVLCEIAICACDLAEVIGSAIALNLLFGLPLVWGVCLTALDVLAVMYLQNKGFRYLEALVITLILTIGGCFFAEIVFSRPDVAAVLGGFVPRFEIIERPEMLYVAIGILGATVMPHNLYLHSSIVQTRKYEHTDAGKAEAIKFATIDSSVALMFALFINGAILVVSAATFFGKSEVAEIQDAYRLLTPMLGAPLASTLFALALLASGQNSTLTGTLAGQIVMEGFLQIRLRPWLRRLITRLIAIVPAVITTALYGESGTASLLVFSQVVLSLQLSFAVVPLVAFTSSRRKMGRFVNSSAVQVLAWSTAALIVALNVKYLSDYFGLSERVGHLFG; the protein is encoded by the coding sequence ATGCCCGAGGGACAGGCGCAGCCGGCACGACCGGGTCACCCCCCGGCTGGCGCGGCCGTCGAACCGCCTCAGCCTGCCGGCACGGACGGCGCGTGGCGGCACGCGCGCACCGACGTGAGCCTGCCCGAAGTCCACCGCAGCATCCAGGTGCCGCACGGTCTCGGCTTCTGGCGCAAGCTGCTCGCCTTCTCCGGTCCCGGCTACCTCGTGGCGGTCGGCTACATGGATCCGGGCAACTGGGCCACCGACCTGGCCGGCGGCTCGATGTTCGGCTACACGCTGCTCAGCGTGATCCTGCTCTCCAACCTGATGGCGATCCTGCTGCAGTCGCTCTGCGCCAAGCTGGGCATCGTCACGGGCCGGGACCTCGCGCAGGCGTGCCGCGACCACTACTCGCGGCCGGTGTCGTTCGGGCTCTGGGTGCTGTGCGAGATCGCGATCTGCGCCTGCGACCTGGCGGAGGTGATCGGATCGGCGATCGCGCTGAACCTGCTGTTCGGGCTGCCGCTCGTCTGGGGCGTCTGCCTGACGGCGCTGGACGTGCTCGCGGTGATGTACCTGCAGAACAAGGGGTTCCGGTACCTCGAGGCGCTCGTCATCACGCTGATCCTCACGATCGGCGGCTGCTTCTTCGCCGAGATCGTCTTCTCGCGGCCGGACGTGGCGGCGGTGCTGGGCGGCTTCGTGCCGCGGTTCGAGATCATCGAGCGGCCCGAGATGCTGTACGTCGCCATCGGCATCCTCGGCGCGACGGTGATGCCGCACAACCTCTACCTGCACTCGTCGATCGTCCAGACGCGCAAGTACGAGCACACCGACGCGGGAAAGGCCGAAGCGATCAAGTTCGCGACCATCGACTCCAGCGTGGCGCTGATGTTCGCGCTCTTCATCAACGGCGCGATTCTCGTCGTCTCGGCCGCGACGTTCTTCGGCAAGAGCGAGGTCGCGGAGATCCAGGACGCGTACCGCCTGCTCACGCCGATGCTCGGCGCGCCGCTCGCGAGCACGCTGTTCGCGCTCGCGCTGCTGGCGTCCGGGCAGAACTCCACGCTCACGGGCACGCTCGCCGGCCAGATCGTGATGGAGGGCTTTCTGCAGATCCGGCTGCGGCCGTGGCTGCGGCGGCTGATCACGCGGCTGATCGCCATCGTGCCGGCGGTCATCACGACGGCGCTGTACGGCGAGAGCGGCACCGCGAGCCTGCTGGTCTTCAGCCAGGTCGTGCTCAGCCTTCAGTTGTCGTTCGCCGTCGTGCCGCTGGTCGCGTTCACGAGCAGCCGGCGTAAGATGGGGCGGTTCGTCAACTCGTCGGCGGTGCAGGTGCTCGCGTGGTCGACGGCCGCGCTGATCGTCGCCCTCAACGTCAAGTACCTGTCGGACTACTTCGGCCTCAGCGAACGGGTGGGCCACCTGTTCGGGTGA
- a CDS encoding universal stress protein, whose product MYRRILVALEHGRADESLLPHVAQLATLLGSTLLLVHVADGFAARHFDELKLAESEEIKSDRDYLERRAAALRSQGLTVDVRLAMGDPPTEILKVAEADGCDLIAMTTHGHRFLGDLVRGSTISAVRHKSQIPLLLVRAAAD is encoded by the coding sequence ATGTATCGACGCATCCTGGTCGCCCTCGAGCACGGCCGCGCCGACGAGAGCCTGCTGCCCCACGTCGCGCAGCTCGCGACGCTGCTCGGGTCGACGCTCCTGCTCGTGCACGTCGCCGACGGCTTCGCCGCCCGCCACTTCGACGAGCTGAAGCTGGCCGAATCGGAGGAGATCAAAAGCGATCGCGACTACCTCGAGCGCCGCGCCGCGGCGCTCCGATCACAGGGGCTGACGGTGGACGTACGGCTGGCGATGGGCGATCCGCCAACCGAGATCCTCAAGGTGGCCGAAGCCGACGGCTGCGACCTCATCGCCATGACGACGCACGGCCACCGGTTCCTTGGCGATCTCGTGCGCGGCAGCACGATTTCGGCCGTGCGTCACAAGAGCCAGATCCCGCTGCTGCTCGTGAGAGCCGCGGCCGACTGA